The window CCGGAGCCGCAGGGATAATCCGCACTCCTATTTTTGATAGCTTAAGCATATTTTCTAAATGGATGGCATTTAGCGGTGTCTCGCGCGGTACTAATAAGAGCGGTCTATTTTCCTTTAACATTACATCGGCCGCTCTAATTAGCAAATTGTCTGAAATACCATTTGCAATGCACCCTAAAGTTTTCATCGAGCACGGCAACACAACCATCGCATCAGTTTTAAACGAACCACTAGCAATACTAGCGCCAATATTATCAACCTCGTGAATCGCCGTTACTGTAGCAGCTAAATCACTTTTAGTTACTCCACATTCATACTCTAAAACCTGCCAGCCACTAGCAGTAGCCACAACATGCACTTCGCAGTTTTGTTCCAATAATACCTCTATTAATCTAGTAGCATAAATCGAGCCACTAGCACCTGTAATACCTATTATTATTTTCATTTTTAACACCTCTAAGCCCAAAACGCATCTTCAATATGATTGATTTTACTGGTATTATCTCTTAAGTAAACTTCAATCACATCAAAGCGACAAGGACCATCTTCTTTATTATGACGCAACAAATATTGTCTGGCCACCTTGATAATTTTTTGCTGTTTTTTTAAGTTAACAGCTGCTGCCGGCACACCATATAAGTCACTTATTCTCGTTTTTACTTCAGCAAAAATAATAACCTTGCCTTTTTGTGCAATAATATCAATTTCACCACATCTTAACTGGTAATTAACTGCAAGAATTTTATAGCCTTGTTGCTTTAAAAATTGTTGCGCTTTTTCTTCACCTAATTTGCCATAAGTAATTTTATCCATAGCATTACCTCTTAAATTATAAATTCACTAAAAAAAGACAACTTCCTTTAAGGAAATTGTCTTTTTTTATATTTTTATCTTTTTTTATATTTTGTATCCATCGAATAAACATAAGCCAACACTTCCGCTACCGCTTTATATAAATCCGGCGGAATCTCTTTATCAAGTTCCACTGCCATTAACATACTGGCTAAGGTTTTATTTTGATAAACCGGAATGGAATTTTGCAATGCTGTATTTAAAATATTTTCCGCAATTAACCCTTGCCCTTTCGCTACAACCTTCGGGGCAACAGAATTTTCTTTATCATATTTTAAAGCAATGGCCTTAGTGGGCTTTTCAGCTCCTAGTTCCTCATTTTTTTCTATCTTTTCCATAAAATCATCGCTCACTTATCTTAAAAACTTTAACCTCAGTTAAATTAAACGGCATCTCTGTTAACGCAGTTTGTACTTGTGAAAAATTTTCATTAAAGTCTTTAACAAACTCATCTTCCGCTAAAGCTATTCTTAAATTAAGTTTATCATTTTCATAAAGCCTAAAGACAATTTCTACCGCACCGATGTTTTCCGTTAATAAACAAATTCGCAACCAAGTTTCATACTCTTGATTAGCATAAGGATTTTTCCCATTTTCTTTTTCATGATAAATATGAAAGTAAGCCGGATAATTTTGTTCGTTTTCTCCCATATAAAGCGGTAACATAAACGACATTGATTTTTGATTATTGCCTACCTCATTTTCGTTTTGTAGCGCACTCCGTAAAATAGTACTAAAATCATGTAGCGACTTCGCCGCTGCTTTTAATTGTTCAGCTGGCAAATCAGCAACTTCTGCCAAATCACTTAACTGCGCCATAATCCATAATTTAGGTAAATCTTCAGCTTTATTTTTAACCGCTGCTTGCTTAATACTAAGCGGTGTGAAATCCTCACATAACTTTAATAATTTATTAAATTGTTCTACTTCCTCAGGCTTTAACTGTGCCTTATTATTTAAAAATTGCTTTAAAGCTACTTCTTGCTCCGGCGATATCGTTTTAGTTGTCAGTAGTTGTTGCGCTAGGTTTTTCAGCACATTGGTTAATTCTTTCGGATCAAGAACAAAACCAAAATTTTTACTTAATGAAATATTTTCATTTTGTGTCGGTTCGCCAACTGTCTGCCCTGGTTGTTTTATTGCCCCTTCTTGTTCCGGAGTAAGTTTAAAGATATTCTTTTCTGGTGGCAACCCTTTATTGCTTTTATCACTAAAAAGTTGATTAGTTTCAACATTATCTTTATTGTCTGTTAACAGTGTAAAATCCTCACATAACTTTAATAATTTATTAAATTGTTCTACTTCCTCAGGCTTTAACTGTGCCTTATTATTTAAAAATTGCTTTAAAGCTACTTCTTGCTCCGGCGATATCGTTTTAGTTGTCAGTAGTTGTTGCGCTAGGTTTTTCAGCACATTGGTTAATTCTTTCGGATCA of the Negativicutes bacterium genome contains:
- a CDS encoding EscU/YscU/HrcU family type III secretion system export apparatus switch protein, which gives rise to MEKIEKNEELGAEKPTKAIALKYDKENSVAPKVVAKGQGLIAENILNTALQNSIPVYQNKTLASMLMAVELDKEIPPDLYKAVAEVLAYVYSMDTKYKKR
- a CDS encoding YraN family protein; this encodes MDKITYGKLGEEKAQQFLKQQGYKILAVNYQLRCGEIDIIAQKGKVIIFAEVKTRISDLYGVPAAAVNLKKQQKIIKVARQYLLRHNKEDGPCRFDVIEVYLRDNTSKINHIEDAFWA
- a CDS encoding UbiX family flavin prenyltransferase → MKIIIGITGASGSIYATRLIEVLLEQNCEVHVVATASGWQVLEYECGVTKSDLAATVTAIHEVDNIGASIASGSFKTDAMVVLPCSMKTLGCIANGISDNLLIRAADVMLKENRPLLLVPRETPLNAIHLENMLKLSKIGVRIIPAAPGFYHKPTTLEELVDMMVGKICDSLGIEHNLFVRWKGL